A single window of Rubripirellula lacrimiformis DNA harbors:
- a CDS encoding calmodulin-binding protein has product MLPTPATTVSANDFLYGEYCDAPVPNYGQYVEVDCAFDNHMESLVGTGVTQHKKKVWETFHRQLEQQMQVRQQATVGQPKGDPLRSLASEHYNLEKIDSRHRMGDLLLACLAKYREIQPPQPFFEWLNGLGEFGVVALLRKGFQMGQKSLRDQAEIANVAKYANWEDANISTSKVKTMIRGVAYLDEQARKRYRVIKDGALLFQASQPVDTAAMSTAESGPGWAIFVLSRHDVFYTGSHRIGRFHHSSFLEGNPVKGAGEWKVKAGRLQVVTAKSGHYRPEMQHFVTCLKKLRPLLKLHRTQVRVFKNGAECFLDAEKFLSDTRPYTVW; this is encoded by the coding sequence ATGCTACCCACCCCAGCAACCACCGTATCCGCCAACGACTTTCTTTACGGCGAATACTGTGACGCCCCTGTTCCGAATTACGGACAGTACGTCGAGGTCGATTGCGCCTTCGACAACCACATGGAATCCCTTGTGGGGACAGGGGTTACGCAACACAAGAAGAAAGTTTGGGAGACCTTTCATCGGCAGCTAGAGCAGCAAATGCAGGTCCGGCAGCAAGCGACGGTTGGACAGCCGAAAGGCGATCCGCTACGAAGTCTGGCTAGTGAGCATTACAATCTCGAGAAAATCGACAGTCGTCACCGAATGGGCGATTTGCTGTTGGCTTGTTTGGCAAAGTATCGCGAAATTCAGCCGCCGCAACCGTTCTTCGAGTGGCTCAATGGGCTGGGGGAATTTGGTGTGGTCGCGTTGCTTCGAAAAGGCTTTCAGATGGGACAAAAATCCCTGAGAGACCAAGCGGAGATAGCAAACGTCGCGAAATACGCAAATTGGGAAGATGCGAATATTTCGACCTCCAAAGTGAAAACGATGATTCGTGGCGTGGCCTATCTGGATGAACAGGCCCGGAAACGCTACCGCGTCATCAAAGATGGTGCCCTGTTGTTCCAAGCTTCCCAGCCGGTCGATACGGCAGCCATGTCGACCGCCGAGTCGGGACCAGGATGGGCGATTTTTGTGCTCAGCCGCCATGATGTTTTCTATACCGGCAGCCATCGTATCGGTCGGTTTCACCATTCCAGTTTTTTGGAGGGAAACCCGGTCAAGGGAGCAGGCGAGTGGAAAGTGAAAGCTGGAAGGCTTCAGGTTGTCACCGCCAAGAGCGGGCATTACCGACCCGAGATGCAGCACTTTGTCACCTGTCTGAAGAAGCTGCGACCGCTACTGAAGCTGCACAGGACCCAGGTGCGAGTCTTCAAAAATGGGGCAGAATGCTTCCTTGATGCCGAAAAATTTCTCAGCGATACACGACCCTACACCGTCTGGTAG
- a CDS encoding type I polyketide synthase gives MHSPTNDPPKSDPAAPVGDRIANLSPAQKELLRKRLAQRRRQAGAVAGDSVAPDVAARVAAQPPQSGRSQDVAIVGMGCRFPGAASIDQYWDLIESGREAIGPVPGDRWDSERFFDPTGRSPGKMSVNAMGAIDDVDQFDAAFFGITPREASRMDPQQRLLLEVTWETFENAGIPIESMAGSKTGVFIGIGGTDYSKIPARYPNYFDHVDAHIGTGNALSIAAGRISYLFDFQGPSYIVDTACSSALVAIHNAVVTLATGQCDAAVAGGVNLILSPETTIAFSKARMLSPDGHCRPFDDSANGYVRGEGCGVVLLKRLSDAQRDGDPILGVIRGSAVNQDGRTSGITAPSGPAQTRVIRDALQQANLNINDISYVEAHGTGTPLGDPIELMALSEVFASRDPNLPAVRVGSVKANIGHTETASGIAGLIKVLLMFQQRRIPGQVNFHNLNTNVRFNRTEIQIADTTTPWDLPSGMPTVAGVSSFGFGGTNAHLIVQAAAKSESTPGSLHHDSSRQHSASATRPIAPEIVLPLSAADSDALPVLAECYADAIATSGDMDSAAGFRDICGTAAVARSGLVERVAIVAADADQMVRQLREFASRDPDHTASAVGTVLRGRKPVGRRRKVAMLFTGQGAQYVDMGRRLSETMPVFASALQACSDSIDAELTVPLAQILAGQSGELTIDHTSFAQVAICAVQCALVDTFGHFGVVPDVVAGHSIGEIAALYAAQAISRDDALRIAAHRGAEMGRLPAGGTMAAILASANEVQDWIRQSKSTAVIAAMNGPGNTVIAGLADEVDRVLAIARQSDVVVRPLQVSHAFHSPLMKPAVEPLRAKLASFLKPAVIPRNVSFLSSMTGARYDQPIDVDYWIRHLVAPVRFTDTIDQLSRGRLDMAIEIGPKSQLAGMIRHASAATADADEAHSYVCVPSLNPKTDDYQSWVSALAMAWCVGAPVQWAKLATIFPVDLAHLPTYPFQRQRHWYDPPGIGNDGGAGDRVHPLLGSSQSLADGRTIYTNVVRKSDPNYVSDHVVSGSVTMPAAAWIETLRAAASVSMPDGFELREIEIDRALFLDDDQSVTLQITVDAGVRRHSIHIDSRTDEPDANWQRCASAVVIVTDAESASDEPDGSQRITPLSPPPLSAGGIDPDWLYDRFDDAGLQYGNYFRVLDQIVSDRTCASGSLQIHDDLASDVGRLRLHPTLLDGALQLIATVAPTAHSLTSKPSAADPEIPNRPHDAASGSDPVETYLPVGVGRLIVQSDQPIASAIVVRRDSDTAGELIADVDCLDATGKPVAMLRAVRLTSLSRRQDSGMVDTQAWRYQVIWTESTDVPPPHTGGSVDGSDSDGDANGPTEWFGDPVWTSGPDVGANRQHRRPHWVYVVAPDLATDANGSVADTLSGEAFIADDRSIDRVTDVIHWVQQALVADPPPRLTVVTCRAAAVVDGDPVDPVATSVAAVCRVAANEHPQLDLQHLDVDKFDDDAGVSVSNALSQLPTETESAWRDGRWWHPRLQSTRTLPSHSTIADAAAAIEIAVPTSGAYRIRLDGTNRLDGLIAERIVPPPAGDGEVGVSIRAVGLNFSDVLKAMGLYPGIRDDVTPLGIEIAGTVTKLGAGVDRFSLGDRVMGVVPHGFATDDATHDYLLAKIPANFTDEEAAVLPIAFMTAHHAICNIGRIRRGESILIHAGAGGVGLAAIQVAQSMGATVFATAGSTVKRTLLVQLGLDPDNVFDSRDIRSMDRLRSRTGGRGVDIVLNSLPGEWIDESLRALAPYGRFLEIGKTDIYQNRPVGLAPFQDNLTYSAIDLDRMFRSRADEVRELFDQVVRQFEAGIYRPVPITWFQMDELPAAMRFMAARRNMGKIVVSVPPTQPDTASSHGLHLITGGSGAIAIGLARRLIQRGARSVALVARRPVSEAISALQGWTRQQGAECHYLQADCSDESSLRSAIATLPGEHCQVSHVYHAAGLLDDRLLHETSPESIRLVMTPKAIGAQVLDRALADHPIVSFQMLGSVASVFGSPGQSNYAAANAFLEGFASDRRSRGLPASLVHWGPWAESTVDSGANGGMANDPDRLRNLAARGLNPLAFDRAIDLLIDASQPNAPPVAVVVDADFGRMLAGANAKSLPSVLRGWMPGSGQVVSATATARDAVFLTKYFASSDDDRTDLLVAYFADQLAKIMSMKAASLDPDQPLGGLGLDSLMAIELKNTIEARLELTLPISKFMNDPTLRSLATAAAGILENQRSETDDAR, from the coding sequence ATGCATTCGCCGACAAACGACCCACCTAAATCGGATCCTGCCGCACCTGTCGGTGACCGTATCGCCAATCTGTCGCCCGCCCAGAAAGAACTGCTGCGAAAACGTCTGGCCCAGCGACGCCGCCAAGCGGGCGCCGTCGCCGGCGACTCGGTCGCGCCGGATGTCGCCGCTCGTGTCGCCGCACAGCCACCGCAATCGGGGCGATCCCAAGACGTCGCGATCGTTGGAATGGGGTGCCGATTTCCCGGCGCCGCATCGATCGACCAATATTGGGATCTGATCGAATCCGGCCGCGAAGCGATCGGGCCGGTGCCCGGGGACCGCTGGGATAGCGAACGCTTCTTTGATCCGACCGGACGATCACCTGGGAAGATGTCGGTCAACGCAATGGGCGCCATCGATGACGTTGACCAGTTCGATGCCGCGTTCTTTGGGATCACGCCCCGCGAAGCGTCTCGGATGGATCCACAGCAACGGTTGCTGTTGGAAGTCACTTGGGAAACATTCGAAAATGCCGGCATCCCCATCGAATCGATGGCTGGGTCGAAAACCGGCGTCTTCATCGGCATCGGTGGCACGGACTATTCCAAGATCCCCGCTCGCTATCCCAACTATTTTGATCACGTCGACGCGCACATCGGCACCGGGAACGCACTTAGCATCGCAGCCGGCCGGATCTCGTACCTGTTCGATTTCCAAGGTCCGTCCTACATCGTCGACACCGCCTGTTCGTCGGCTCTGGTTGCGATCCACAATGCCGTTGTGACGTTGGCCACCGGGCAATGTGACGCCGCCGTGGCGGGCGGAGTGAATCTGATCCTGTCGCCCGAAACGACCATCGCGTTCTCCAAAGCTAGGATGCTTAGCCCCGATGGGCATTGCCGGCCCTTTGACGATTCGGCCAACGGGTATGTTCGCGGTGAAGGCTGCGGCGTTGTGCTGCTGAAACGGCTGTCGGATGCCCAACGAGATGGGGATCCCATTCTTGGCGTCATCCGCGGCAGTGCCGTCAATCAAGATGGCCGTACCAGCGGGATCACTGCCCCCAGCGGCCCGGCGCAAACCCGTGTCATTCGGGATGCACTGCAGCAGGCGAATCTGAACATCAATGACATCAGCTATGTCGAAGCCCACGGGACGGGAACGCCACTGGGAGACCCGATTGAACTGATGGCGCTGTCGGAAGTGTTTGCCAGCCGCGATCCGAATCTGCCGGCCGTCCGCGTCGGCAGCGTCAAAGCCAACATCGGCCACACCGAAACCGCATCCGGGATCGCAGGTTTGATCAAGGTGTTGCTGATGTTCCAACAGCGACGCATCCCCGGCCAGGTCAACTTTCACAACCTGAACACGAATGTCCGGTTCAATCGAACGGAAATCCAGATCGCCGACACGACGACACCCTGGGACCTGCCGTCGGGAATGCCAACGGTCGCAGGCGTCAGTTCGTTCGGATTCGGCGGCACCAATGCGCACCTGATCGTCCAGGCTGCTGCCAAGTCTGAAAGCACGCCGGGATCGCTCCATCATGATTCATCTCGTCAGCACTCTGCATCGGCAACGCGCCCGATTGCACCTGAAATCGTCCTGCCGCTTTCCGCCGCCGATTCGGATGCGCTGCCGGTTCTGGCCGAATGTTATGCCGATGCAATTGCCACGTCGGGCGATATGGATTCGGCCGCCGGTTTTCGTGACATTTGCGGCACCGCAGCAGTCGCCCGTTCGGGCTTGGTGGAGCGAGTCGCGATTGTCGCTGCCGATGCGGACCAGATGGTGCGGCAACTGCGCGAGTTCGCAAGCCGCGATCCGGACCACACGGCATCCGCGGTTGGGACCGTCTTGCGAGGCCGGAAACCTGTTGGTCGACGACGCAAAGTGGCGATGCTGTTCACGGGCCAAGGGGCCCAGTACGTCGACATGGGACGGCGACTGTCCGAAACGATGCCTGTTTTTGCGTCGGCCCTGCAGGCCTGTTCCGATTCGATCGATGCGGAACTGACCGTGCCGCTGGCGCAGATTTTGGCGGGGCAGTCGGGGGAACTTACGATTGACCACACGTCCTTTGCCCAGGTCGCTATCTGCGCCGTTCAGTGTGCGTTGGTCGATACGTTTGGGCATTTCGGAGTAGTCCCCGATGTGGTCGCCGGTCATAGCATCGGCGAGATCGCGGCCTTGTACGCTGCCCAGGCGATCTCTCGTGATGACGCGTTGCGGATCGCCGCCCACCGTGGGGCCGAAATGGGACGTTTGCCGGCCGGCGGTACCATGGCTGCGATCTTGGCCTCAGCGAACGAAGTTCAAGATTGGATCCGGCAATCCAAATCGACTGCGGTGATCGCAGCCATGAACGGACCTGGCAACACGGTCATCGCCGGACTCGCCGACGAGGTCGATCGGGTGCTTGCGATCGCTCGGCAAAGCGACGTGGTGGTGCGACCATTGCAGGTGTCGCACGCCTTTCACAGCCCGTTGATGAAACCCGCGGTTGAACCGCTGCGAGCCAAGTTGGCGTCGTTTTTGAAACCTGCTGTGATCCCTCGCAATGTGTCGTTCCTTTCTTCGATGACCGGTGCGCGATACGATCAGCCGATCGATGTGGATTACTGGATCCGACACTTGGTGGCCCCGGTTCGATTTACCGACACGATCGATCAGCTGAGTCGCGGTCGGCTTGATATGGCGATCGAGATTGGCCCGAAATCGCAGTTAGCGGGAATGATTCGTCATGCCTCGGCGGCAACGGCTGATGCGGATGAAGCCCATTCCTACGTTTGCGTGCCATCGCTAAATCCCAAAACCGATGACTATCAATCCTGGGTATCGGCGCTGGCGATGGCTTGGTGTGTCGGGGCGCCGGTTCAGTGGGCAAAGTTGGCGACGATCTTTCCAGTGGACCTCGCCCATCTGCCGACCTATCCATTTCAACGTCAACGGCATTGGTACGATCCACCTGGGATCGGCAACGATGGCGGCGCTGGGGATCGAGTTCATCCGTTGTTGGGTTCGTCCCAGTCGCTGGCCGATGGAAGAACGATCTACACGAACGTCGTTCGCAAATCCGACCCAAACTATGTTTCCGATCACGTGGTCAGTGGATCGGTGACGATGCCAGCGGCCGCATGGATCGAAACGCTGCGTGCGGCGGCCAGCGTTTCGATGCCCGATGGTTTTGAACTGCGCGAAATCGAAATTGACCGCGCATTGTTTTTGGATGACGATCAATCGGTCACGCTTCAAATCACGGTGGACGCCGGCGTTCGACGCCATTCGATCCACATCGATTCGCGTACGGATGAACCCGATGCGAACTGGCAGCGATGTGCATCCGCAGTGGTGATCGTTACGGATGCCGAGTCAGCCTCTGATGAACCGGATGGCAGCCAACGCATCACGCCGCTTTCGCCACCCCCGTTGTCGGCCGGTGGGATCGATCCGGATTGGCTTTACGATCGTTTCGATGACGCAGGACTGCAGTACGGGAACTATTTTCGCGTGCTCGATCAGATCGTCTCGGATCGAACCTGTGCCAGCGGCAGCCTTCAAATCCATGACGATCTGGCCAGCGATGTTGGTCGCCTGCGGCTGCATCCCACGCTGCTGGACGGCGCCCTGCAGTTGATTGCCACCGTGGCACCGACGGCCCATTCGCTGACGTCGAAACCGTCTGCTGCCGATCCCGAAATCCCGAATCGTCCACACGATGCGGCATCGGGTAGCGACCCGGTGGAAACTTATCTGCCCGTCGGTGTCGGCCGGTTGATCGTGCAAAGTGATCAACCCATCGCATCGGCAATCGTGGTTCGCCGCGACAGCGATACCGCTGGCGAATTGATTGCGGACGTCGATTGCTTGGATGCCACCGGCAAACCGGTTGCCATGCTGCGTGCGGTGCGTCTAACCAGCTTGTCGCGAAGGCAAGATTCGGGAATGGTCGACACCCAAGCTTGGCGCTATCAAGTCATCTGGACGGAATCCACGGACGTTCCACCGCCGCACACCGGCGGATCGGTGGATGGCTCTGATTCCGATGGGGATGCAAACGGACCAACCGAATGGTTCGGGGATCCGGTGTGGACATCCGGTCCCGACGTGGGTGCGAATCGTCAACATCGGCGGCCGCATTGGGTGTATGTCGTGGCGCCCGATCTTGCCACCGACGCGAATGGTTCGGTTGCCGACACTTTGTCCGGCGAGGCGTTCATTGCCGATGATCGATCCATCGACCGGGTAACTGATGTGATCCACTGGGTTCAGCAGGCGTTGGTTGCCGATCCACCACCGCGTTTGACGGTGGTGACCTGTCGCGCGGCCGCCGTCGTGGATGGTGATCCTGTGGATCCGGTCGCTACTTCGGTCGCCGCGGTTTGCCGAGTGGCGGCCAACGAACATCCGCAGCTGGATCTACAGCACTTGGATGTCGACAAGTTTGACGACGATGCGGGCGTATCGGTTTCCAACGCACTGTCGCAATTGCCGACTGAAACCGAATCGGCTTGGCGCGATGGACGTTGGTGGCATCCTCGCCTGCAATCCACACGCACGCTGCCTAGTCATTCGACGATTGCTGATGCAGCAGCTGCCATCGAAATTGCGGTGCCCACATCCGGGGCTTACCGAATTCGGTTGGACGGTACCAATCGATTGGACGGACTGATCGCCGAGCGAATTGTGCCTCCGCCGGCTGGCGACGGCGAAGTCGGTGTGTCGATCAGAGCGGTTGGTTTGAACTTCAGTGACGTCTTGAAGGCGATGGGGCTCTACCCCGGCATCCGTGATGACGTCACACCGCTGGGGATCGAGATCGCGGGAACCGTCACCAAGTTAGGGGCCGGCGTTGATCGGTTCAGCCTCGGCGATCGTGTGATGGGAGTCGTGCCGCACGGATTTGCCACCGACGATGCAACGCATGACTACTTGCTTGCCAAGATCCCGGCGAACTTTACCGACGAAGAAGCCGCCGTGCTGCCGATCGCTTTCATGACAGCCCATCATGCGATTTGCAACATCGGTCGAATTCGACGTGGGGAATCGATTTTGATTCATGCCGGGGCCGGTGGGGTTGGCTTGGCGGCGATTCAGGTCGCACAAAGCATGGGGGCCACCGTGTTTGCGACCGCCGGAAGCACCGTCAAACGAACACTGTTGGTTCAGCTTGGCCTGGATCCCGACAACGTTTTTGACAGCCGTGATATCCGATCGATGGATCGATTGCGGTCACGGACCGGCGGCCGCGGTGTCGACATCGTTCTGAATTCACTACCTGGCGAATGGATCGACGAGTCATTGCGTGCATTGGCTCCCTATGGCCGATTCCTTGAAATCGGCAAGACCGACATCTACCAAAATCGTCCCGTCGGGCTAGCGCCGTTCCAAGACAACTTGACCTATTCGGCGATTGATCTGGATCGGATGTTTCGCAGCCGCGCCGACGAAGTCCGTGAACTGTTCGACCAGGTGGTACGCCAATTCGAAGCCGGTATCTATCGGCCGGTGCCCATTACTTGGTTCCAGATGGACGAATTGCCAGCGGCCATGCGGTTCATGGCCGCGCGTCGCAACATGGGGAAAATTGTCGTCTCCGTTCCGCCTACCCAGCCCGACACCGCATCGTCCCACGGTTTGCACTTGATCACCGGCGGCAGCGGTGCGATCGCGATCGGATTGGCCCGCCGGTTGATCCAGCGCGGGGCCCGGTCGGTTGCCCTGGTCGCCCGACGGCCCGTATCCGAGGCGATCAGCGCACTTCAAGGATGGACGCGGCAGCAAGGTGCCGAATGTCACTATTTGCAAGCCGACTGCAGCGACGAATCATCGCTGCGATCGGCGATTGCGACCCTGCCGGGCGAACATTGTCAGGTATCCCATGTCTATCACGCTGCGGGGTTACTGGACGATCGACTGCTGCACGAAACTTCGCCCGAATCGATACGGCTCGTGATGACGCCGAAAGCGATCGGGGCCCAAGTGTTGGATCGTGCATTGGCGGATCATCCGATCGTCAGTTTCCAGATGCTCGGGTCGGTCGCTAGCGTTTTTGGATCACCTGGCCAAAGCAACTATGCGGCCGCCAACGCTTTCTTAGAAGGTTTTGCCAGCGACCGACGATCACGCGGACTGCCTGCTTCGCTGGTCCACTGGGGGCCATGGGCGGAATCAACGGTGGATTCCGGTGCAAATGGTGGTATGGCCAACGATCCTGATCGGCTTCGGAATCTGGCCGCTCGCGGATTGAATCCGCTGGCGTTTGACCGAGCGATCGACTTGCTGATCGATGCCTCCCAGCCGAATGCACCGCCGGTCGCTGTGGTTGTCGATGCGGATTTTGGACGGATGTTGGCGGGTGCGAATGCCAAGTCCTTGCCGTCGGTTCTGCGTGGATGGATGCCTGGATCCGGTCAAGTCGTTTCGGCGACCGCGACGGCGCGCGATGCGGTGTTCTTGACAAAGTATTTCGCGTCTTCCGACGACGACCGTACGGATCTGCTGGTCGCGTACTTTGCCGACCAGTTGGCCAAAATTATGTCGATGAAGGCCGCTTCCTTGGATCCCGATCAACCACTTGGTGGGCTCGGTCTGGATTCACTGATGGCGATCGAACTGAAAAATACCATCGAAGCAAGATTGGAACTGACGCTGCCGATCAGCAAATTCATGAACGATCCCACCTTGCGAAGCCTTGCAACCGCAGCGGCCGGAATCCTTGAGAATCAGCGGTCCGAGACCGATGACGCGCGGTAA
- a CDS encoding AMP-binding protein — translation MAPPELQAATTLAQWIGKRAELHGQRPAITYLDDDQSETTWSYAELWRRSCAVAAMLDALDVGPRGDGAPRALLLYPPGIEFLSGFLGCQIAGWTPVPTCYPKPGREIPRLDSAANDCRPDAILGDRSSIDGLDSDKLGPSAVAAARVVTQIDDAAQASQAWISPDSLASDGESLALLQYTSGSTSEPKGVMVRHRNVLANLEAIRRGFHIEWQAPETPDAEIECGVFWLPFFHDMGLIGGILEPLYVGGRTVLMSPRSFLQRPLRWLQAIGDHRAMISGAPNFAYQLCVDRISPDQTDGLDLSRWRIAFSGAEPILPRTLQDFASRFSSSGFSSDSFYPCYGLAEATLLAAGGDGPKTPKVLTVQRESLGTGRPLVTPDGRGAAFQKLVSCGTASYQNELKLVDPATCREVGEDTVGEIWLQGTSITGGYWNRDDENAAMFDATLDGGQSGYCRTGDIGFLHQGDLYVTGRLKDVIILRGRNLFPQDIEATTAATIGPDGGQCAAFSVEGGRGEALAIVAELPRRSDPAGLPDLVRSIRRAVIEVHEVDPRHVWLVRPAIVPLTSSGKVQRSRCRELFDADEIKTKYRYDRSSGAQQVPITIPVLPSQPHPDDFAAVVAETETWMTKWLVARAGVDPSDVELEKPFADYGLDSMTAVEMSGEIEDWSGVELTPIVAWNYPTVARLSEFIAQQIVGVADQQTNQNEISDAELDGLLDEIEGLSDDEINHAFADKRPT, via the coding sequence ATGGCTCCTCCCGAACTCCAAGCTGCGACCACATTGGCCCAGTGGATTGGTAAGCGTGCGGAGCTTCACGGCCAACGCCCAGCCATCACCTATTTGGATGATGACCAATCCGAGACCACGTGGTCGTATGCGGAACTGTGGCGACGGTCCTGTGCCGTTGCTGCGATGTTGGATGCTTTGGATGTTGGGCCGAGGGGCGATGGTGCCCCCCGGGCATTGTTGCTGTATCCACCGGGCATCGAATTTCTGTCGGGTTTCTTGGGATGCCAGATCGCAGGTTGGACTCCTGTCCCCACCTGCTATCCGAAACCTGGTCGCGAGATTCCGCGGCTCGATTCGGCCGCCAACGATTGCCGCCCGGACGCAATTCTGGGCGATCGTTCCAGCATTGATGGGCTGGATTCTGACAAATTGGGGCCATCGGCGGTCGCCGCCGCACGCGTGGTGACCCAGATTGATGATGCCGCCCAAGCGAGCCAAGCATGGATTTCCCCGGATTCGCTGGCGTCCGACGGTGAATCTTTGGCGCTATTGCAATACACCAGCGGTAGCACCAGCGAACCCAAAGGGGTGATGGTTCGGCACCGCAACGTGTTGGCCAATCTGGAAGCGATTCGTCGCGGATTTCACATCGAATGGCAAGCGCCAGAGACTCCCGATGCCGAGATCGAATGTGGCGTGTTCTGGCTGCCGTTCTTTCACGACATGGGACTGATCGGCGGAATCCTAGAACCGTTGTACGTGGGCGGACGCACGGTTTTGATGAGTCCGCGGTCTTTCTTGCAACGTCCGCTCCGATGGCTGCAGGCGATTGGGGATCACCGGGCAATGATCAGCGGCGCGCCGAATTTTGCCTATCAATTGTGTGTCGACCGAATTTCGCCGGATCAAACCGACGGCTTGGATCTAAGCCGTTGGCGGATTGCGTTTTCAGGTGCGGAACCCATCCTGCCGCGAACGTTGCAGGATTTTGCCAGCCGTTTTTCTAGCAGTGGGTTTTCGTCGGATTCGTTTTACCCCTGCTATGGTTTGGCCGAAGCGACTTTGTTGGCCGCCGGCGGCGATGGCCCGAAGACTCCCAAAGTGTTGACGGTCCAGCGAGAATCCTTGGGGACGGGCCGACCGCTGGTGACGCCGGATGGTCGCGGGGCCGCGTTCCAGAAACTGGTGTCCTGTGGCACGGCGTCTTACCAGAACGAATTGAAACTGGTCGACCCAGCAACCTGCCGCGAAGTGGGCGAAGACACGGTTGGCGAAATTTGGTTGCAAGGCACCAGCATCACCGGCGGCTACTGGAATCGTGACGACGAAAACGCCGCCATGTTCGATGCCACTTTGGACGGCGGTCAGTCGGGTTATTGCCGAACGGGCGATATCGGATTCTTGCATCAGGGCGACTTGTACGTCACCGGCCGGCTAAAGGACGTCATCATTTTGCGTGGTCGCAACCTGTTCCCCCAGGACATCGAAGCCACCACCGCGGCAACGATCGGTCCCGATGGTGGACAGTGCGCCGCGTTTTCGGTCGAAGGCGGACGCGGCGAGGCATTGGCGATCGTGGCTGAATTGCCCCGACGGTCCGACCCTGCCGGGTTGCCCGATTTGGTGCGTTCGATCCGCCGTGCGGTGATCGAAGTCCACGAAGTGGATCCGCGTCACGTGTGGTTGGTCCGCCCGGCCATCGTGCCGCTGACCAGCAGTGGCAAGGTGCAGCGGAGCCGATGTCGCGAACTGTTTGATGCCGACGAAATCAAAACCAAATACCGTTACGACCGATCATCCGGTGCCCAGCAGGTGCCGATCACGATCCCCGTGTTGCCATCCCAGCCACATCCCGACGACTTTGCGGCAGTAGTCGCCGAAACCGAAACTTGGATGACCAAGTGGCTGGTCGCGCGGGCGGGCGTGGACCCGTCGGATGTCGAACTGGAAAAACCATTTGCCGACTATGGTCTCGATTCGATGACCGCGGTCGAAATGAGCGGCGAAATCGAGGACTGGTCGGGTGTCGAACTGACACCGATCGTCGCTTGGAACTACCCTACGGTTGCCCGGCTTAGCGAATTCATCGCCCAGCAAATTGTCGGCGTGGCAGACCAGCAAACCAATCAAAACGAAATCTCGGACGCAGAGTTAGACGGTCTACTCGACGAAATCGAGGGCCTTTCTGACGACGAAATCAACCATGCATTCGCCGACAAACGACCCACCTAA
- a CDS encoding methyltransferase domain-containing protein: MLKKIEIPSSVDRRPIPDKIKQRIDSALARIERFQDRWDRPQIEQFVAADYAHVYQSLDWTLQTQMTIGQRFVEWGCGFAIVSAAAATLGLDVIGIEAEDVLLTQGRETIADWDVELELFHGNFLPPGAQRLADDPMLPSLGHPVPDAYAKIGLDLDDFAIVYSYPWPGEDDFHEVVFERYAARGALLLMFCGPNDIRLYRKT; encoded by the coding sequence GTGCTGAAAAAAATTGAAATCCCATCCAGCGTTGATCGCAGGCCGATTCCTGACAAAATCAAACAGCGCATTGATTCTGCGCTAGCCCGAATCGAAAGGTTCCAGGACCGTTGGGATCGGCCCCAGATCGAGCAGTTTGTCGCGGCCGATTATGCCCACGTTTATCAGTCACTCGACTGGACACTTCAGACCCAAATGACGATCGGCCAGCGATTCGTCGAATGGGGATGCGGGTTCGCAATCGTCAGTGCCGCAGCCGCGACGCTTGGCTTGGACGTGATCGGCATCGAAGCCGAAGATGTCCTGCTAACCCAAGGCCGAGAAACGATTGCCGACTGGGATGTCGAACTGGAACTGTTTCACGGCAACTTTTTGCCGCCGGGCGCACAGCGATTGGCCGACGATCCAATGCTGCCCAGCTTGGGACACCCGGTCCCCGATGCTTATGCGAAGATCGGATTGGACTTGGACGATTTTGCGATCGTGTATTCCTATCCTTGGCCAGGCGAAGACGACTTTCACGAGGTCGTCTTCGAACGCTACGCCGCTCGCGGTGCACTGCTGTTGATGTTCTGTGGCCCGAACGACATTCGGCTGTACCGCAAAACCTGA
- a CDS encoding RidA family protein, with translation MSAEAKLIELKLELPPSPKPVGVYKPIVIAGNMAYLSGHGPLKADKKLITGRLGLDMDVEAGYEAARITGLGMLATLQTNLGSLDKVKRLVKLLGLVRCTDRFDQQPAVINGCSELFRDVFGEENGVAARSALGTNALPGGIAVEIEAIFEVEV, from the coding sequence ATGAGCGCCGAAGCTAAATTGATCGAACTGAAGTTGGAATTGCCGCCGTCCCCGAAACCGGTTGGCGTGTACAAGCCGATCGTGATCGCCGGCAACATGGCGTACCTGTCCGGCCACGGCCCGCTGAAAGCCGACAAAAAGCTGATCACCGGTCGACTGGGTTTGGACATGGATGTGGAAGCCGGGTACGAGGCCGCTCGCATCACCGGCTTGGGAATGCTGGCGACTCTGCAAACCAATCTCGGCAGCCTGGACAAGGTCAAGCGTCTGGTAAAGCTGCTGGGATTGGTCCGTTGTACCGACCGATTTGATCAGCAACCCGCCGTGATCAACGGATGCAGCGAACTATTCCGCGACGTCTTTGGCGAAGAAAACGGTGTCGCAGCCCGCAGCGCCCTGGGCACCAACGCCCTGCCCGGTGGAATCGCCGTCGAAATCGAAGCGATCTTCGAAGTCGAAGTTTAA